In one window of Henckelia pumila isolate YLH828 chromosome 1, ASM3356847v2, whole genome shotgun sequence DNA:
- the LOC140875051 gene encoding 1-aminocyclopropane-1-carboxylate oxidase homolog 1-like, producing MSSEFDRTRELKKFDDTKSGVKGLVDAGLVTLPPIFLLPNGHTIHKSNKNTDFIIPVIDLGGIENDRTLHEDVVANIRRASETCGFFQILNHGIPLGVLEEMLSGVRRFFEQDTEIKKPFYTRDGTRKFVYNSNFDLYTAAAANWRDTFFCFMAPNPPEEEDLPAACRDIQIEYSKHVMSLGFRLFALLSEALGLESGRLTEMECANGLTFIGHYYPACPQPELTLGASKHTDDGFLTVLLQDQIGGLQILVENQWIDIPAVPGALVINIGDLLQLVSNDKFKSVEHRVVANRQGPRVSVACFFSTSFRPSSKVYGPIQDLVSEVDPPKYRETTVQEYVSYSFSKGLDGISPLLHFKI from the exons ATGTCATCGGAATTCGACCGAACCCGCGAGCTAAAAAAGTTCGACGACACAAAATCGGGTGTCAAGGGACTAGTCGATGCAGGACTCGTCACACTCCCTCCAATATTCCTTCTTCCAAACGGCCACACCATCCACAAGTCAAACAAGAACACGGATTTCATCATTCCTGTCATTGATCTTGGAGGAATCGAGAATGATCGAACCTTGCACGAGGATGTCGTAGCAAATATCAGGCGGGCATCGGAGACTTGTGGGTTTTTTCAAATACTGAATCATGGGATCCCCTTGGGTGTACTGGAGGAGATGCTTTCCGGGGTGAGGAGATTCTTTGAGCAAGATACGGAAATCAAGAAACCATTTTACACGCGTGATGGCACGAGAAAATTCGTGTATAATAGTAATTTTGACCTGTATACTGCAGCCGCGGCGAACTGGAGGGATACTTTTTTCTGTTTCATGGCTCCAAATCCGCCGGAGGAAGAAGATTTGCCGGCTGCGTGCAG AGACATACAAATCGAGTATTCAAAACATGTGATGAGCCTAGGATTCCGATTATTCGCGCTACTCTCCGAGGCTCTTGGTCTCGAATCAGGTCGTTTAACAGAAATGGAATGTGCAAATGGTCTCACATTTATAGGCCACTACTATCCAGCATGTCCACAGCCAGAATTGACCTTGGGAGCAAGCAAACATACAGATGATGGGTTCCTCACTGTTCTTTTACAAGACCAAATTGGTGGCCTTCAGATTTTGGTTGAGAATCAATGGATTGATATTCCTGCTGTGCCCGGTGCATTAGTGATTAATATTGGAGATCTGTTGCAG CTTGTATCAAATGACAAATTCAAAAGCGTGGAGCACAGAGTGGTAGCGAATCGTCAAGGTCCGCGAGTATCGGTGGCCTGTTTCTTTAGCACATCTTTCAGGCCATCCTCAAAGGTGTATGGTCCAATACAGGATTTGGTATCCGAAGTTGATCCACCAAAGTATAGGGAAACTACGGTGCAGGAGTATGTTTCTTACTCTTTTTCCAAAGGTCTTGACGGTATTTCTCCCTTGCTCCATTTCAAGATCTAA
- the LOC140867180 gene encoding uncharacterized protein: MGNTNGNGNPPPPSPAQNGVKFHYESLRKNRTEMFKGDADPEVGRNWMKKMEDQLRLLEVPEVLKVEVTIPFLEDKARKWWEAVSPAMLAAGAITWQQFRTAFLKQYFPAEVRIQKLSEFENLIQTSDMTVVEYTSKFNELGSYAPTIMGDDELKLHRFKKGLNSRIQSALAVFQPANFADLMGAAIRAESDIKRREDDFKSKRPLSGQSSAIGPTPKRPNQSGGSFKGTAPAPNRPMIKPCPTCNFRHEGEFRRKTGACFNCGKLGHRMSDCPDPVKPRTGPNGSATQAQPKETKPNARVFAITQEEADDANEVVAGTILINTKPAYVLFDCGATHSFISKRFTKKIGLVHEKLTEPLRVATPTNKIIETLKIHRKCKMCVCEQIFDADLVELNMVEFDVILGMDWLSRNHAMVNCRDKNVKLRTPNHK; the protein is encoded by the coding sequence ATGGGAAATACCAATGGCAACGGAAATCCGCCACCTCCCTCACCTGCTCAGAACGGAGTCAAATTCCATTATGAATCGCTCCGTAAGAACCGAACTGAAATGTTTAAGGGAGATGCTGACCCAGAAGTGGGAAGAAATTGGATGAAGAAAATGGAGGACCAATTGCGTTTACTTGAAGTCCCTGAAGTACTTAAAGTGGAGGTAACAATTCCTTTTCTGGAGGATAAAGCAAGGAAATGGTGGGAAGCTGTCTCGCCTGCTATGTTAGCTGCTGGAGCAATCACATGGCAACAGTTTCGCACTGCGTTCCTGAAGCAGTATTTTCCAGCTGAGGTTCGAATTCAGAAGCTAAGTGAATTTGAAAATCTCATACAAACTTCAGATATGACAGTGGTGGAGTACACTTCTAAGTTTAATGAGCTCGGATCTTATGCCCCTACCATTATGGGAGATGATGAACTGAAACTGCACCGTTTCAAAAAGGGATTGAATAGCCGAATCCAGTCGGCATTAGCAGTTTTTCAACCTGCCAACTTTGCAGACTTGATGGGAGCAGCTATCCGAGCTGAATCGGATATCAAACGTCGGGAAGACGACTTCAAGAGCAAACGACCTCTGTCTGGTCAATCTTCTGCTATCGGGCCAACACCCAAGCGCCCGAACCAATCTGGTGGATCGTTCAAGGGAACTGCCCCTGCGCCTAATCGACCAATGATCAAACCATGTCCTACCTGCAATTTTCGACACGAAGGGGAGTTTCGTCGGAAGACTGGcgcttgttttaactgtggcaaatTGGGACACCGAATGTCTGATTGTCCTGATCCTGTGAAGCCAAGGACCGGGCCGAATGGTAGTGCTACACAGGCCCAACCTAAAGAGACAAAGCCCAACGCCCGTGTGTTTGCTATCACACAAGAAGAGGCTGATGACGCGAATGAAGTCGTGGCAGGTACCATTTTAATCAATACTAagcctgcatatgttttatttgattgTGGTGCCACTCATTCGTTTATATCTAAGAGATTTACTAAGAAGATAGGGCTTGTCCATGAGAAACTAACTGAACCACTGAGAGTAGCAACCCCTACTAACAAGATAATTGAGACACTCAAGATACATAGGAAATGTAAGATGTGTGTCTGTGAACAAATCTTTGATGCTGATTTGGTTGAACTCAACATGGTAGAATTTGATGTTATccttgggatggattggttgtctAGAAACCATGCAATGGTTAACTGTCGGGATAAGAATGTTAAACTTCGAACCCCAAACCACAAATAA